The Gemmatimonadota bacterium genome has a segment encoding these proteins:
- a CDS encoding SusC/RagA family TonB-linked outer membrane protein — protein sequence MQHRLGQRRWSTLAFLLVASVSSLHAQATGRVTGRVTDRDGGAPVDGAQIRVDGTNVGAITGADGRYTIARLTAGTYQVRVIRIGYLSAIQSVTVSAGGAATSDFTIVKAPYQLEAVVTTATGQQLTRELGNSIAKIDAAKLTADAPITAMQDVLNGRTAGVTMIASNGSVGGGSRVRIRGISSASLSNDPLILVDGVRMESGSLALGTFIGGARPNFLNNLNPEEIESIEVVKGPSAATLYGTQAANGVIVVTTKKGKAGPAKWSLFGEGGRSYDPAEYPGIYYTEGRTSAGAATNCLQWQAAQGSCTVTKVHTRNLLEDKETTPLGVGQRQQYGAQVTGGTETVRYFVSGDWENDLGVLKMPDAEIDSLLLERGITTLSRDQRIPNQLTKANLRTNLNIALSQEADLNINAGYVNNWTQFPQTGDNLQGAITSGMFGIPAPGFRSHWGFAPPSQGFSKQVSRYNNQFLNSATMNYRPSSWLSTRATAGVDWLAFNDEAFIANGQGCASCGIDRQGLRQINKWNNAKWSVDLNATSTFQLTSSIQSKTAVGIQWNRDRLTGSLSQAAILPPGGRTIDAGSQKTSAEQTIETVIFGAYVEQQLGWKDKLFVTGALRRDQNSAFGGDFGAIVYPKATVSYVAIERPDAKWLNQVRPRLAYGVSGQQPTASAAVTFLNPTTTSIFGGGDVPSVTFGALGNSGIKPERSREIEGGFDANFYNNRVSLQVTYYNKETSDALVNRPLPGSLGAGASRIENIGVVTNKGIEISTNARMWDSDNLRWDLGVEYSQNKNKLVSLAPGIPPLTGFGFQNRPGYPLFGLWWPRLTSYKDANNNQQIEPSEVVVTDTAVFNGYTVPVNTIGINNSFGLLKDRLRISGLLDIRTGFVSHNVNGLFQCAFVQNCAALHVKGFDLEEQAKAVAGPRAFGAYGEKADFMRLREASVSYTLTPRLASLLKASGATVTLTGRNLWLQTDFTSWDPENTTQGGDAASYNFVQQAQPRQFLVRINLNY from the coding sequence ATGCAGCACAGGCTCGGTCAGCGACGTTGGTCGACGCTGGCGTTCCTGCTCGTCGCGAGCGTCTCGTCCCTGCACGCCCAGGCCACCGGCCGGGTCACGGGACGGGTCACGGATCGCGATGGCGGAGCGCCCGTCGACGGCGCACAAATTCGCGTGGACGGCACCAACGTCGGCGCCATCACGGGCGCGGACGGACGGTACACGATCGCACGCCTCACGGCAGGCACGTATCAGGTGCGCGTGATCCGGATCGGCTACCTCTCGGCGATCCAGTCAGTCACGGTCAGCGCCGGTGGTGCGGCGACCTCCGACTTCACCATCGTCAAGGCACCCTACCAGCTCGAAGCAGTCGTCACGACGGCCACGGGGCAGCAGCTGACCCGCGAACTCGGCAACTCGATCGCCAAGATCGACGCGGCCAAGCTGACGGCCGATGCGCCGATCACCGCGATGCAGGATGTCCTCAACGGTCGTACCGCGGGCGTGACGATGATTGCGTCCAATGGGAGCGTGGGCGGTGGGTCGCGCGTGCGCATTCGCGGGATCAGCTCGGCGTCGCTCTCCAATGATCCCCTGATCCTTGTGGACGGCGTCCGCATGGAGTCTGGGTCGTTGGCCCTCGGGACGTTCATCGGAGGAGCACGGCCGAATTTCCTGAACAACCTGAATCCCGAGGAGATCGAGAGCATCGAGGTGGTGAAAGGCCCCTCGGCGGCGACCCTCTACGGGACGCAGGCGGCCAACGGCGTGATCGTCGTGACCACCAAGAAGGGGAAGGCCGGTCCGGCGAAGTGGAGCCTCTTCGGTGAGGGCGGCCGGTCGTATGACCCGGCCGAGTACCCTGGCATCTATTACACAGAGGGACGTACGTCGGCCGGTGCGGCGACCAACTGTCTCCAGTGGCAGGCGGCACAGGGGTCGTGCACGGTGACCAAGGTGCATACGCGCAACCTCCTTGAGGACAAGGAAACGACGCCGCTCGGCGTTGGGCAGCGTCAGCAGTATGGCGCCCAGGTGACCGGTGGTACGGAAACGGTCCGGTACTTCGTCTCCGGCGACTGGGAAAATGATCTCGGTGTCCTCAAGATGCCGGATGCGGAAATCGACTCGCTGCTCCTGGAGCGTGGCATCACGACCTTGTCGCGTGATCAGCGCATCCCGAACCAGCTGACCAAGGCGAACCTGCGCACGAATCTGAACATCGCCCTGTCGCAGGAAGCCGACCTGAACATCAACGCGGGGTACGTCAACAACTGGACGCAGTTCCCGCAGACGGGCGACAACCTGCAGGGCGCGATCACGTCCGGGATGTTCGGCATCCCGGCTCCCGGGTTCCGCAGCCACTGGGGCTTTGCCCCGCCAAGCCAGGGCTTCTCCAAGCAGGTCTCGCGATACAACAACCAGTTCCTGAACAGCGCGACGATGAACTACCGTCCCTCGTCGTGGCTCTCGACGCGCGCGACGGCCGGCGTGGATTGGCTCGCGTTCAATGACGAAGCCTTCATCGCGAACGGACAGGGCTGCGCCAGCTGCGGCATCGACCGGCAGGGCTTGCGGCAGATCAACAAGTGGAACAACGCGAAGTGGTCGGTGGACCTCAACGCGACCTCCACTTTCCAGCTGACGTCGTCGATCCAGTCGAAGACGGCGGTGGGCATCCAGTGGAACCGCGATCGGCTGACGGGCTCGCTCAGCCAGGCCGCGATTCTCCCGCCGGGCGGCCGCACGATCGACGCCGGCTCGCAGAAGACGTCGGCCGAGCAGACCATCGAGACCGTCATCTTCGGGGCGTACGTGGAGCAGCAGTTAGGGTGGAAGGACAAGTTGTTCGTCACGGGGGCACTCCGCCGCGACCAGAACTCCGCGTTCGGCGGCGACTTCGGCGCTATCGTCTACCCGAAGGCCACCGTGTCGTACGTGGCGATCGAGCGCCCGGATGCGAAGTGGCTCAACCAGGTCCGTCCGCGCCTGGCCTACGGCGTGTCGGGCCAGCAGCCGACCGCCTCGGCTGCGGTGACGTTCCTGAACCCGACGACGACGTCGATCTTCGGCGGCGGCGACGTGCCGTCAGTGACATTCGGTGCGCTGGGTAACTCGGGGATCAAGCCCGAGCGCTCGCGCGAGATCGAGGGCGGGTTCGACGCGAACTTCTACAACAACCGCGTCTCGCTGCAGGTCACGTACTACAACAAGGAAACGTCCGACGCCCTCGTGAACCGTCCGCTGCCGGGTTCGCTCGGTGCCGGTGCGTCGCGCATCGAGAACATCGGTGTCGTGACGAACAAGGGGATCGAGATCTCGACCAACGCTCGTATGTGGGATAGCGACAACCTGCGCTGGGACCTCGGCGTCGAGTACTCCCAGAACAAGAACAAGCTGGTCTCCCTGGCGCCGGGCATCCCGCCGCTTACCGGGTTCGGATTCCAGAACCGGCCTGGCTACCCGTTGTTCGGGTTGTGGTGGCCGCGCCTGACGAGCTACAAGGACGCGAACAACAACCAGCAGATCGAGCCGAGCGAAGTCGTCGTGACGGACACGGCGGTCTTCAATGGCTACACGGTGCCGGTCAACACGATCGGGATTAACAACTCGTTCGGCTTGCTCAAGGACCGGCTGCGCATCTCCGGCCTCCTCGACATCCGCACCGGGTTCGTCTCGCACAACGTGAACGGCCTCTTCCAGTGCGCGTTCGTGCAGAACTGCGCGGCGCTGCATGTGAAGGGCTTTGACCTCGAGGAGCAGGCGAAGGCCGTCGCCGGTCCGCGTGCCTTCGGCGCGTATGGCGAGAAGGCGGACTTCATGCGGCTGCGCGAGGCCTCGGTCTCGTACACCCTGACCCCGCGCCTCGCGAGCCTGCTCAAGGCGAGCGGCGCGACCGTCACGTTGACTGGGCGCAACCTGTGGCTCCAGACCGACTTCACCAGCTGGGATCCCGAAAACACGACGCAGGGCGGCGATGCGGCGAGCTACAACTTCGTGCAGCAGGCGCAGCCGCGTCAGTTCCTCGTCCGCATCAACCTCAACTACTGA
- the dacB gene encoding D-alanyl-D-alanine carboxypeptidase/D-alanyl-D-alanine-endopeptidase: MRLARRYLRSCFAVAALVVGDAMAAGAQSRETPRRSTASTRTKSAPPKKKVVPAASRGRRRPPPPPPLVPTTPWGAASLASDLNALLDQRVKTGTWGVLVTSLTRGDTLFARQADTPLMPASTQKLFTTVLAFDRLGPWHQLNTDVLRVGTLEPDGTLRGSLVLRGGGDPALAGRFLGGTPESPMAVLAQMVVNAGVKRVTGDIIADASAFEARRIPDGWLARYLNDSYAARVSALSLNANLLHVAVTPVRGRATPSITLRPALAGVKVVNQTKIRGTGRSARLSISRTKDGTVVAKGWIGGRSQARVYTVVVEDPSQFAASAFRSALIAAGINVDGVVRSDPTPDGAARVATLSSPPLTQLARVMNGESDNHFAELLLRAAARGPDGAAVGSAQLADEQLDMLLRERAGIAPHAIQIKDGSGLSSLNRVTPRALTNLLAYASRAPWSREFEQSLPIAGTSETLRSRMINTPAQGNLHAKTGTTGDVVSLGGYVTSRSGERLAFAFLYNGQERWNARETIDAMGATLAGFSR, from the coding sequence ATGCGCCTCGCCCGCCGCTATCTCCGATCCTGCTTCGCGGTCGCCGCCCTGGTGGTCGGTGACGCCATGGCGGCGGGCGCCCAGTCCAGGGAGACCCCACGTCGCTCCACCGCGTCGACTCGGACGAAATCCGCGCCCCCCAAAAAGAAGGTGGTCCCTGCGGCATCGCGAGGGCGGCGTCGGCCGCCGCCACCCCCTCCGCTGGTCCCCACGACCCCGTGGGGGGCCGCCTCGTTGGCATCGGACCTGAACGCCCTCCTGGATCAACGCGTCAAGACGGGTACCTGGGGCGTCCTGGTCACCTCACTCACGCGCGGGGACACCCTCTTCGCCCGGCAGGCCGACACGCCGCTCATGCCGGCCTCCACCCAGAAGCTCTTCACCACCGTCCTCGCCTTCGATCGACTCGGCCCCTGGCACCAGCTCAACACCGACGTGCTGCGCGTCGGGACCCTTGAGCCTGATGGCACCCTCCGGGGCTCCCTGGTCCTTCGCGGCGGCGGCGACCCCGCCCTCGCCGGACGCTTCCTCGGCGGAACCCCCGAGTCGCCGATGGCCGTCCTCGCTCAGATGGTCGTGAACGCCGGGGTCAAGCGCGTCACCGGAGACATCATCGCCGACGCCAGCGCCTTTGAGGCCCGCCGGATCCCTGACGGATGGCTCGCCCGCTACCTGAACGACAGCTACGCGGCGCGTGTCTCGGCGCTGTCCCTGAATGCCAACCTGTTGCACGTCGCCGTCACACCGGTCCGCGGCCGTGCGACCCCGTCCATCACCTTGCGGCCCGCGCTGGCCGGGGTGAAGGTGGTCAACCAAACGAAGATTCGCGGGACCGGTCGCAGCGCCCGGCTCTCCATCAGCCGAACGAAGGACGGGACGGTCGTGGCCAAGGGGTGGATCGGTGGACGCTCCCAAGCCCGAGTCTACACGGTGGTCGTTGAAGACCCCTCCCAGTTCGCCGCCAGCGCCTTCCGGTCTGCGCTGATCGCGGCAGGGATCAACGTGGACGGTGTCGTGCGGAGCGATCCTACTCCCGATGGCGCGGCCCGCGTGGCGACCTTGTCGTCGCCGCCGCTGACCCAGCTTGCCCGCGTGATGAACGGCGAGAGCGACAACCACTTCGCCGAGCTGCTGCTGCGCGCGGCCGCGAGGGGCCCGGACGGCGCCGCGGTCGGGAGCGCGCAACTGGCCGACGAGCAGCTCGACATGCTGCTCCGTGAGCGCGCCGGTATCGCCCCGCACGCCATTCAGATCAAGGACGGCAGCGGACTTTCGTCGCTCAACCGGGTGACCCCGCGCGCACTCACGAACCTACTGGCCTATGCCAGCCGTGCCCCGTGGTCGCGGGAGTTCGAGCAGTCGCTTCCCATCGCGGGCACCTCGGAGACCCTCCGCTCCCGGATGATAAACACCCCGGCGCAGGGCAACCTGCACGCCAAGACCGGCACCACCGGTGATGTGGTGTCACTGGGTGGCTACGTGACCTCGCGCTCAGGGGAACGCCTGGCCTTTGCCTTCCTGTACAACGGCCAGGAGCGCTGGAACGCGCGCGAGACCATCGACGCAATGGGCGCGACGCTCGCGGGTTTCTCGAGGTAG
- a CDS encoding DUF5009 domain-containing protein translates to MTDSTRTRLPALDVFRGLTVAGMLLVNNPGSWSAIYPPLAHATWHGWTPTDLIFPFFLFIVGVTTHLSLEARRQRGSSDAALVRQVVRRGALIVACGLLLASFPWIPLTRITEVRIPGVLQRIGLAYLVAGLVILRTSWRQQLAVLVAILLGYWALMTLVPVPGYGLGAFNLDDPSASLAAWIDRSVFGSHLWRTSKTWDPEGLLSTLPAVGTVLCGSFVGRWLGSSRPLPDRLLALACVGSLAMVVGLMWHWTFPINKSLWTSSYVVFTAGMGAVALATCTWLVDVLGITSWAAPFHWFGRNPMIAFLGSGAMARLMGSIITVPVDGARAPLQRVIYDQAFASWLAPRNASLLYALTFVACWAAILFALDRRKVYFKV, encoded by the coding sequence ATGACCGACTCCACCCGCACGCGCCTCCCGGCCCTCGACGTCTTCCGCGGACTCACCGTCGCCGGCATGCTGCTCGTCAACAACCCGGGAAGTTGGTCCGCCATCTACCCGCCACTCGCCCATGCCACCTGGCATGGTTGGACCCCGACGGACCTCATCTTCCCCTTCTTCCTGTTCATCGTCGGAGTGACCACCCACCTCTCGCTCGAGGCCCGACGCCAACGCGGGAGCAGCGATGCCGCGCTCGTCAGGCAGGTGGTCCGGCGTGGGGCGCTCATCGTCGCGTGCGGGCTCCTGCTGGCTTCCTTTCCCTGGATCCCGTTGACGCGGATCACCGAGGTACGCATCCCCGGCGTCCTTCAGCGCATCGGGCTCGCCTACCTCGTCGCCGGACTGGTCATCCTCCGCACGTCGTGGCGCCAACAACTGGCGGTGCTTGTCGCGATCCTTCTGGGGTACTGGGCGCTCATGACCCTCGTTCCCGTCCCGGGATACGGGCTGGGCGCCTTCAACCTCGACGATCCCTCCGCCTCGCTCGCCGCCTGGATCGACCGGTCCGTGTTCGGGTCCCACCTCTGGCGGACGTCGAAGACCTGGGATCCTGAGGGGCTCCTCAGCACCCTCCCGGCCGTCGGCACGGTGCTCTGCGGTTCGTTTGTCGGGCGGTGGCTCGGGTCCAGCCGACCGCTCCCCGACCGGCTCCTCGCCCTCGCCTGCGTGGGATCCCTGGCCATGGTCGTGGGTCTCATGTGGCATTGGACCTTCCCGATCAACAAGAGCCTCTGGACCAGTTCCTACGTGGTGTTCACCGCCGGGATGGGAGCGGTCGCCCTCGCGACTTGCACCTGGCTGGTGGATGTGTTAGGCATAACGAGTTGGGCGGCGCCCTTCCACTGGTTTGGTCGCAACCCGATGATCGCGTTCCTCGGGTCGGGGGCGATGGCACGCCTCATGGGCAGCATCATTACGGTGCCCGTCGACGGTGCGCGAGCGCCCCTGCAGCGTGTGATCTACGACCAGGCCTTCGCCAGCTGGCTGGCCCCGCGGAACGCTTCGTTGCTCTACGCGCTCACCTTCGTCGCTTGTTGGGCGGCGATCCTGTTCGCCCTGGATCGTCGCAAGGTGTACTTCAAGGTCTGA
- a CDS encoding M1 family metallopeptidase, protein MMSFRVMGYLGLVCLPALVVAQAPSRTGSSRAGFDVLHYDFTVDFRRPARPDTLDIVSEVTVMRTGAARSIALDLVPAFAVRDASVNGAAVTATREGDQVTVPLPAGQRDTLRLRLRYAGRPTDGLILSADSSGGWTAFGDNFPHRARQWLATVDHPSDKATVAWTVRAPSTHRVIANGALLEETPEPGRSGMTVTRYATARPLYTSVMVIGVAPFAVYELGDTACGLGELPGCVRQSVWITPDVRDYMPGPFRLAGEMVAWMSRVIGPFPYEKLAHVQSTTRYGGMENASAIFYADAIYKRRSMDEGLIAHETAHQWFGDAVTTREWPHVWLSEGFATYFAALWTEHAHGDSTFRGDMERMRTSVLGLTMAATTPVVNTQLANVANVLNGLVYQKAGFVLHMLRREVGDSAFFRGIRSYYQKYRHGNALTDDFRREVESAAGRPLDWFFDQWLHRPGTAELDVAWQWDASRRTLEVTATQAGTAAPYRLNLALDVTDPTGRTERVRVTLPATRVATVPVAVKLTGAPRSVAVDPDVTILGRVTVRK, encoded by the coding sequence GTGATGTCATTTCGAGTGATGGGGTACCTCGGCCTGGTGTGCCTGCCGGCGCTGGTGGTTGCACAGGCGCCGTCGCGCACGGGCTCGAGCCGCGCGGGGTTCGACGTGCTGCACTACGACTTTACGGTGGACTTCCGTCGGCCGGCGCGTCCTGACACGCTGGATATTGTTAGCGAGGTCACGGTGATGCGCACGGGCGCGGCCCGATCGATTGCGCTCGACCTCGTGCCCGCGTTCGCGGTGCGTGACGCGTCGGTGAATGGCGCGGCGGTGACTGCGACCCGCGAAGGCGACCAGGTCACCGTCCCGCTCCCCGCGGGACAGCGGGACACGTTGCGCCTCCGATTGCGCTACGCCGGTCGGCCCACGGACGGACTCATTCTCTCAGCCGACTCGTCCGGCGGCTGGACCGCCTTTGGCGACAACTTCCCGCACCGCGCCCGGCAGTGGCTTGCGACGGTCGACCACCCCAGTGACAAGGCGACTGTTGCATGGACGGTCCGGGCGCCGTCTACGCATCGCGTCATCGCCAATGGTGCGCTGCTCGAGGAAACCCCCGAACCCGGTCGCTCGGGGATGACCGTGACCCGATACGCCACCGCGCGGCCGCTCTACACGTCGGTCATGGTGATCGGCGTGGCGCCGTTTGCGGTGTACGAACTCGGCGACACCGCGTGCGGACTGGGTGAGCTGCCGGGATGCGTGCGCCAATCCGTCTGGATCACCCCCGACGTGCGCGACTACATGCCCGGACCGTTCCGCCTCGCGGGCGAGATGGTGGCGTGGATGTCGCGCGTGATCGGCCCGTTCCCATACGAGAAACTGGCGCACGTGCAGTCGACGACCCGCTACGGCGGCATGGAAAACGCCTCGGCCATCTTCTATGCCGACGCGATCTACAAGCGGCGCAGCATGGATGAGGGGCTCATCGCCCACGAGACCGCGCACCAGTGGTTTGGGGACGCGGTGACGACTCGTGAGTGGCCGCACGTCTGGTTGTCGGAGGGGTTCGCGACCTACTTCGCCGCGTTGTGGACCGAACATGCGCACGGCGACAGCACCTTCCGCGGCGACATGGAACGCATGCGTACCTCGGTCCTCGGGCTCACCATGGCTGCGACCACCCCGGTCGTGAACACACAACTCGCGAACGTGGCGAACGTGCTCAACGGGCTGGTCTACCAGAAGGCCGGGTTCGTACTCCACATGCTGCGACGCGAAGTTGGCGACAGTGCGTTCTTCCGCGGCATCCGCAGCTACTACCAGAAGTACCGCCACGGGAACGCCCTGACCGATGATTTCCGTCGTGAGGTCGAGTCGGCGGCCGGCCGTCCCCTCGACTGGTTCTTCGACCAATGGCTGCACCGCCCCGGCACGGCAGAGTTGGATGTCGCGTGGCAGTGGGATGCCTCGCGCCGAACCCTTGAGGTGACGGCGACCCAGGCCGGCACCGCGGCCCCGTACCGCCTCAACCTCGCCCTCGACGTGACCGATCCGACCGGCCGCACCGAGCGGGTCCGGGTGACCTTGCCGGCAACCCGCGTGGCGACCGTCCCGGTGGCGGTCAAGTTGACCGGGGCCCCGCGTTCCGTCGCGGTGGATCCTGATGTCACGATCCTTGGGCGTGTGACCGTGCGAAAGTAG
- a CDS encoding S8 family serine peptidase, with product MGTQLKSTTRRTSYLVLAALAAACSDGATEPTVSPRTLDQPALSTITASTETGTYLVRLGSASGMSTASASIAAMGARVVRQIDALGLLYVQELSDANAATLAADPNVSIVRDRLMRWLPEPTLVQPQLVTAVGGPAATGTDQSGAQFFNQFQWSLKVTRANQAWTPSNGGAGETVCVLDTGVDPGHLDLAGTVDPTRNVTEIFTPRFASDLTSDDYNFHGTFVSAQIRSNGLGMASVAPNATLCSIKVLSEDGNGTFGDIIYGIYLATQFNADVINMSLGGYVQETNPANAPLLSALQGVIDLARQSGTMVVAASGNDGFNMGAVREALRVINIPAQMRGVISVGATGPYRQKNFDLLTSYSNFGALDALDLVAPGGNGGLPEGVREDYIISACSRFAFGGACASGLTYLFGNGTSFAAPLVAGAAAVVESTIGSVPTPALESCILSNTDAVGTPRARYGRGRLNVLKASQCAAF from the coding sequence ATGGGAACGCAGTTGAAGTCGACCACCAGACGCACCTCGTACCTTGTGCTCGCCGCCCTCGCCGCCGCCTGCTCCGACGGTGCCACGGAGCCGACGGTGAGTCCCCGGACACTGGACCAACCCGCATTGTCGACGATCACCGCATCGACAGAAACCGGGACCTATCTGGTGAGGCTCGGATCCGCGTCGGGCATGTCCACGGCAAGTGCGTCGATCGCCGCGATGGGCGCGAGGGTCGTGCGCCAGATCGATGCGTTAGGCCTCCTGTACGTCCAGGAACTCTCGGACGCCAATGCCGCAACACTCGCCGCGGACCCGAATGTGTCCATTGTCAGGGACCGCTTGATGCGCTGGCTGCCGGAGCCCACGCTGGTGCAGCCGCAGCTCGTGACGGCGGTGGGCGGGCCGGCGGCTACCGGAACGGACCAGAGCGGTGCGCAGTTCTTCAACCAGTTCCAGTGGTCACTCAAGGTGACCAGGGCCAACCAGGCATGGACGCCGAGCAACGGCGGCGCGGGTGAAACCGTCTGCGTCCTCGATACCGGCGTTGATCCCGGCCACCTGGACCTGGCGGGCACCGTGGATCCGACACGCAATGTCACGGAGATCTTCACCCCGCGCTTTGCCTCCGACCTCACCTCGGACGACTACAACTTCCACGGCACCTTCGTTTCGGCGCAGATTCGCAGCAACGGCCTTGGCATGGCCTCGGTCGCTCCGAATGCCACGCTCTGTTCGATCAAGGTGCTCAGCGAAGACGGCAACGGGACCTTCGGCGACATCATCTACGGGATCTACCTCGCCACCCAGTTTAACGCCGACGTGATCAACATGAGCCTCGGCGGTTACGTGCAGGAGACCAACCCGGCCAACGCCCCGCTCCTCTCCGCCCTCCAGGGCGTCATCGACCTGGCGCGCCAGTCGGGCACGATGGTCGTCGCTGCGTCCGGCAACGACGGCTTCAACATGGGCGCCGTCCGCGAGGCGCTCAGGGTCATCAACATCCCCGCCCAAATGCGCGGGGTGATCAGTGTTGGCGCGACCGGCCCGTACCGGCAGAAGAACTTCGACCTCCTCACCAGCTACTCCAACTTTGGGGCACTGGACGCACTCGACCTCGTGGCCCCGGGCGGCAATGGTGGGCTCCCCGAGGGGGTGCGCGAGGACTACATCATTTCGGCCTGCTCCCGCTTCGCTTTCGGTGGTGCGTGCGCCAGCGGATTGACCTACCTGTTCGGCAACGGGACAAGCTTCGCCGCCCCGCTCGTCGCCGGCGCGGCCGCCGTGGTCGAATCGACCATCGGGAGCGTGCCGACGCCAGCGCTGGAGTCGTGCATTCTCTCCAACACGGACGCGGTGGGCACGCCCCGCGCGCGCTACGGCCGCGGACGGTTGAACGTGCTCAAGGCCTCGCAATGCGCGGCGTTCTGA
- a CDS encoding saccharopine dehydrogenase NADP-binding domain-containing protein yields the protein MRMLVLGAGLQGSACAFDLLQDPDVTEVRIADLRVDSLPAFLAPYVGSRLVPVQLDVRDRAAVVPHMEACDAVMSAAPYYFNRDLAEWAIASKAHFSDLGGNTEIVAEQKKLHATALAAGLSVIPDCGVAPGMVNILAQHGIEQLDATDAVRIYVGGLPQAPEPPLNYQIVYSLEGVLDYYTTLSWIIRDGKRQQVKALSEIVPVEFPSPLGTLEAFHTAGGLSTLGFRYEGKIPTMEYKTLRYPGHAKLMEAIRDLGLLDLEPVDVKGVQVRPRDVAVAVMNPRLNKPKGKDLVALRVTVSGTKGGVPQTIEWNLVDRYDAAHGISAMMRCTGYSLAITGLMQVRGQVTQRGVCTPDEAMPGAAYIAALAARGVHLEERRS from the coding sequence ATGCGTATGCTCGTTTTGGGCGCGGGCCTTCAGGGCTCTGCCTGCGCCTTTGATCTGTTGCAAGACCCGGACGTGACCGAAGTCCGGATTGCCGACCTCCGGGTCGACTCCCTCCCCGCCTTCCTCGCGCCCTACGTCGGGTCGCGCCTGGTGCCGGTGCAGCTCGACGTTCGTGATCGCGCCGCTGTCGTCCCTCATATGGAAGCGTGCGACGCGGTGATGAGTGCCGCGCCCTACTATTTCAACCGCGATCTCGCGGAGTGGGCGATTGCATCGAAGGCCCACTTCTCCGACCTCGGTGGAAACACCGAGATCGTCGCCGAGCAGAAGAAGCTGCACGCGACGGCCCTGGCCGCCGGGCTCTCGGTCATCCCGGATTGTGGGGTCGCACCCGGGATGGTGAACATCCTCGCCCAGCACGGGATCGAGCAACTTGATGCGACGGACGCCGTCCGCATCTACGTCGGCGGACTGCCCCAGGCGCCGGAGCCGCCGCTCAACTACCAGATCGTCTATTCGCTGGAAGGGGTGCTCGACTACTACACCACCCTGTCCTGGATCATTCGCGACGGCAAGCGCCAGCAGGTGAAGGCGCTCAGTGAGATCGTCCCGGTGGAGTTTCCGTCGCCGTTAGGCACCCTGGAGGCGTTCCACACCGCTGGCGGGCTCTCCACCCTCGGCTTTCGCTACGAAGGGAAGATCCCGACGATGGAATACAAGACGCTGCGGTACCCCGGCCACGCGAAGCTCATGGAGGCCATTCGCGACCTCGGGCTGCTGGACCTGGAGCCCGTGGACGTGAAGGGCGTGCAGGTGCGCCCGCGCGACGTGGCCGTCGCCGTCATGAACCCGCGGCTGAACAAGCCGAAGGGGAAGGACCTCGTCGCGCTGCGCGTGACCGTCAGTGGCACCAAGGGCGGAGTGCCGCAGACGATCGAGTGGAACCTCGTGGATCGCTACGACGCGGCGCACGGCATCTCGGCCATGATGCGGTGCACCGGCTACTCACTGGCCATCACGGGCCTGATGCAGGTCCGCGGCCAGGTGACGCAGCGCGGGGTCTGCACCCCGGATGAAGCGATGCCGGGGGCCGCGTACATCGCAGCCCTGGCGGCTCGCGGCGTGCACCTGGAGGAGCGCCGCAGCTAG